The genomic segment CTGGCGTGATCCACGTGATCCCGGGCAGGGCGGTACATGAGTTCGGCCACCTCCGCCAAGATCCCCGGGATCGGCATGCTCCGCGAGACCGGGAAGCTGTTCGCGCTCGGCCTCGACGTCATCCGCGGGATGTTCCAGCGCCCGTTCCAGGTGCGCGAGTTCATCCAGCAGTCCTGGTTCATCGCCAGCGTCACCGTCCTGCCGACGGCGCTGGTCGCCATCCCGTTCGGCGCGCTGGTCGCGCTGCAGCTCGGCTCGCTGATCACCCAGCTCGGCGCGCAGTCGTTCATCGGCGCGGCGAGCGTGCTGGCGATCATCCAGCAGGCCGCCCCGATCGTGACCGCGCTGCTGGTCGCCGGTGCCGGTGGCTCGGCGATCTGCGCGGACATCGGCGCCCGCACCATCCGCGAAGAGATCGACGCGATGGAGGTGCTCGGCGTCTCCGCGGTGCAGCGGCTGATCGTGCCGCGCGTGCTCGCCTCGATGCTCGTCGCGGTGCTGCTCAACGGCGTGGTCAGCGTGATCGGCGTGCTCGGCGGATACTTCTTCAACGTGGTGCTGCAGGGGGGTACGCCGGGTGCCTACCTGGCCAGCTTCTCCGCGCTGGCCCAGTTGCCCGACCTCTGGATCAGCGAGCTGAAGGCGCTCATCTTCGGGTTCATCGCCGGGGTGGTGGCGGCCTACCGCGGGCTGAACCCGCCGCCGGGGCCGAAGGGCGTCGGTGACGCGGTCAACCAGGCCGTGGTGATCACCTTCCTGCTGCTGTTCTTCGTCAACTTCATCCTGACCCTGCTGTACCTGCAGGTCGTTCCGGCGAAGGGGAGCTAGAGATGGCCATTCGCCACGCCTTCGGCGAGGGCG from the Amycolatopsis magusensis genome contains:
- a CDS encoding MlaE family ABC transporter permease; the protein is MSSATSAKIPGIGMLRETGKLFALGLDVIRGMFQRPFQVREFIQQSWFIASVTVLPTALVAIPFGALVALQLGSLITQLGAQSFIGAASVLAIIQQAAPIVTALLVAGAGGSAICADIGARTIREEIDAMEVLGVSAVQRLIVPRVLASMLVAVLLNGVVSVIGVLGGYFFNVVLQGGTPGAYLASFSALAQLPDLWISELKALIFGFIAGVVAAYRGLNPPPGPKGVGDAVNQAVVITFLLLFFVNFILTLLYLQVVPAKGS